From a region of the Kwoniella mangroviensis CBS 8507 chromosome 1 map unlocalized Ctg01, whole genome shotgun sequence genome:
- a CDS encoding 60S acidic ribosomal protein P1, whose amino-acid sequence MSSELAATYAALILADEGIEITGDKIVSLATAAKVEVEPIWASLLAKALDGKDVKELLTNVGGGGAPAAAAPGAAAAAGGAADEAAPAEEKKEEAKEESDDDMGFGLFD is encoded by the exons ATG TCTTCCGAACTCGCTGCTACCTACGCCGCTCTTATCCTCGCTGACGAGGGTATCGAGATCACC GGTGACAAAATCGTCTCTCTCGCTACCGCCGCCAAGGTCGAAGTTGAGCCTATCTGGGCTTCTCTCTTAGCCAAGGCTCTCGACGGTAAAGACGTCAAGGAACTCCTCACCAAcgtcggtggtggtggtgcccCCGCCGCCGCTGCCCCAGGTGCCGCTGCTGCCGCTGGTGGTGCCGCCGACGAGGCCGCCCCTgccgaagagaagaaggaggaggcTAAGGAGGAATCCGATgatgacatg GGTTTCGGTCTCTTCGACTAA
- a CDS encoding 60S ribosomal protein uL30: MAPSTSVPTAEQIAVPETLLKKRRTNEATREAKLAAAAEARKAQQAKRKVIFKRAGEYVHEYVQQEKEEIRLKREARKTGDFYVGAQPKVYFVVRIKGISKIAPKPKKILQLLRLLQINNGVFIRVTKATTQMLNLVTPYITYGEVNLKAIRELVYKRGYAKVDGQRIPITDNSIIEKQLGKYGIICIEDLVHEIATCGPNFKQATSSLWPFKLSNPNGGWRPRKFTTYIEGGDTGNREQAMSKLVHQMV; encoded by the exons ATGGCTCCTTCTACCAG TGTGCCTACCgccgag CAAATCGCCGTCCCTGAGACTTTGCTCAAGAAGCGAAGAACCAACGAGGCCACTCGAGAGGCCAAGTTGGCCGCTGCCGCTGAGGCccgaaag GCCCAGCAAGCCAAGAGAAAGGTCATCTTCAAGAGAGCCGGTGAATACGTTCACGAATACGTTCaacaagagaaggaggagatccGACTCAAGAGAGAGGCTAGAAAGACTGGTGACTTCTACGTTGGTGCTCAACCCAAGGTCTACTTTGTTGTCCGAATCAAGGG TATCTCCAAAATCGCTCCTAAACCCAAGAAGATCCTTCAATTACTCCGATTACTCCAAATCAACAACGGTGTCTTCATCAGAGTAACCAAAGCTACCACTCAAATGCTCAACTTGGTCACCCCTTACATCACCTACGGTGAAGTCAACCTCAAAGCCATCCGAGAACTCGTCTACAAGAGGGGTTACGCCAAGGTTGACGGTCAGCGAATCCCCATCACCGACAACTCCATCATCGAGAAACAATTGGGTAAATACGGTATCATCTGTATCGAAGATTTGGTTCACGAGATCGCCACCTGCGGACCAAACTTCAAACAAGccacttcttccctttgGCCATTCAAACTTTCCAACCCTAACGGTGGATGGAGACCAAGAAAGTTCACCACTTACATCGAAGGTGGTGATACCGGAAACAGAGAACAAGCTATGTCAAAACTCGTTCACCAAATGGTATAA